The nucleotide window GGGAGAGTGTCAAACAAAGGTAAAATAAAAAACACCAGCAAACCGATAATCATCACTCCATCATGACTAACCCGAAAATCGCACCCTACGGATCTTGGAAATCTCCGATTACCTCAGACCTGATCGTCGCTGGAAGTATCGGTCTAGGGAGTATTCGCCTTGATGGAGAGGATATTTACTGGTTAGAAGGACGACCCACAGAAGGGGGAAGATCGGTTTTAGTCAAACTTTCCCCAGACGGAACTCGAACGGATATCACCCCTCAACCCTATAATGTGCGTACCCGTGTCCATGAATATGGAGGAGGGTCTTATTTAGTCGTCGATGGTCGAATCTATTTCTCTAATTTCGCCGATCAACAGTTATACAAACAACTCCCCAACAGCGAACCCCAACGTCTCACCCCAGAGTCTAAACAGCGCTATGCAGATATTATTTTAGATCAGCGTCATAATCGCTTAATCTGTGTCTGTGAAGACCAAACTAACCCCGATCAAGAACCAGAAAACAGTATCGTGAGTGTAGATCTCAATAATGGTGAGGTGAAAACCTTAGTCTCAGGATGTGACTTTTATTCCTCCCCTCGTTTGAGTCCTGATGGGTTAAAATTAGCCTGGATTAGTTGGAATCATCCTAATTTACCTTGGGATCAATCTCAAATATCGATCGCTTCCGTCAAAGACGATGGAACTCTCGGAGACCCTCAACTCGTGGCCGGTGAGGAGAATGAATCTATCTGTGAACCCAAATGGTCTGCCGAGGGTTACTTATATTTTGCCAGCGATCGCAGTGGATGGTGGAATCTTTACCGCTACAGTAACACAGGAGTCCCCGAACCCTTATATCCCATGAAGGCGGAATTTTCCTATCCTCATTGGGTTTTCGGACTGTCAACCTATACGTTTTCTTCTCAGGATAATTTACTCTGTAGCTACACTCAAAATGGCCGCTGGTATCTCGCTAATTTAAACCTCACAACTCAACAATTCAACCTCATTGACATCCCTTATACTGATATAAGCGCCCTTCACGCCACAGAAAATTATCTCCTGTTTGTTGGCGGTTCTCCCACTCAACCGGGGGCGATCGTTAAACTCGATTTATCCACTCAAAAAACCACTATTCTCAAACAATCCACGAATTTAGAGATAGACTCAGGATATATTTCTATTCCCCAAGCGATCGCTTTTCCCACCACAGACGGGTTAACGGCCTATGGTTGGTATTATCCCCCGACGAATCAAGATTATCAAGCACCGGACGGAGAATTACCCCCTCTACTGGTCAAAAGTCATGGCGGCCCGACGGCCTGTGCATCCGCGAGTTTAAGTTTAAGGGTACAATATTGGACGAGTCGAGGATTTGCTTATTTAGATGTCAATTATGGCGGAAGTACAGGATTTGGGCGAGAATATCGTCAACGGTTAGAGAAAAAATGGGGAATCGTGGATGTGGATGACTGCGTTAATGGGGCAAAATATTTAGTAGATCAGGGGAAAGTCGATGGCGATCGCCTAGCGATTTCTGGAGGAAGTGCCGGGGGTTATACCACTTTAGCGGCTTTGACTTTCCGAGATACGTTTAAGGCCGGAGCGAGTTATTATGGAGTCAGTGATTTAGAAGCCTTAGCCAGAGATACCCATAAATTTGAATCTCGATATTTAGACCGGTTGATAGGTAAATATCCCGAAGAAAAAGAGCTTTATCAACAGCGATCACCGATAATGTTTACCGATCGTCTTTCCTGTCCTGTAATTTTCTTTCAAGGGTTAGAGGATAAAGTTGTCCCTCCTAACCAAACAGAATTGATGGTAGAAGCGATTAAAAATAAAGGGTTGCCGGTTGCGTATGTCCCCTTTGAAGGAGAACAACATGGGTTTCGTCGCGCCGAAAATATTAAACGCGCCTTAGATGGAGAATTTTACTTTTATTCTCGTATTTTTGGGTTTACACCGGCTGAAGATATTCAACCTGTGGAGATTGAAAATTTATGATTCGGAGGAGATTGTCTCAATAATAACCTCTGTCTTGACTGAATTAGCCAGAAAACAATTTTGATGTGCTTCATGATGGAGTTGTTCTATTTGTTGGGGGGTAGGTAAGTTATCTCCAACAAAAGTAATTTGGGGACGAAGACGGACAACTGTGATCGCCAGTTTTCCTTGTTCATTTTTAGCAAGTAAACCGACAGCATGATCTAAATAACTATCAACAATAAACTTTTTGGCAGCCGCACAGGAGAGAAACCAGAGCATATGACAACTTGACAACGAAGCAACAAAAGCCCCTTCAGGGTCAACATAAGTAGGATTAGAATAGGGGATAGGAACAACATCAGGAGAAGAAGAAGCATAAACTTTTGCCCCCCCTTCAAAACACCAAATATGTTCACGACTGTAGCGTTTATCAGTAAAAACAGCTTGGTTACGTTTCCATTGAATAGTTGCCAAATGTTGGGACATTTTTAGTCTCTAGAGTATAAACGTAAAAACTTTTACTCATAAGATAGCAAATTGTTACACTCTATTGGGATTTAAACAAAAATCAAGTAATAAATTTGTGCTAAGGTAATCAAGAGCAGACTATAAACTAAAAATATGGTAGACTATAAGCCTCAAATTGCTGACCATTCCCTGCCGCCACAAAATGTAGAAGCTGAAGAACTAATTTTAGGGGGAATACTCTTCGATCCAAGGGCGATCGGACGAGTAGCAGATCTGTTAAATCCAGACATTTTTTATGTTAAATCTCACGGCGATATTTATCACGCAGCCCACACCCTACATTTACAGGGAAAACCAACGGATTTAATGACCGTATCGGCCTATTTAGAAGATCAGCATTTGTTGGAAAAAATAGGAGGATTAAGTCGGTTAGCCCAATTAATTGAACGGACGGTTTCAGCCGCTAATATCGATCGCTATGCGGCGATTATTATCGATAAATATTTGCGTCGTCAATTGATTAATGCGGGTCGAGATATTGTCACCTTGGGTCACGATACTACAACCGAATTAGAAAGCGTTTTTGAAGAGTCAGAAAAGAAAATTTTTAACCTCACTCAAAAGCGTCCTCAAGAAGGGTTAATACAAATTGCCGACCCTTTGATGAATGCTTTTACAGAGATGGAATTAATGCAGCAAAAACTATTATTGCCGGGAATTCCATCCGGATTTTATGATTTAGATGCCATGACCAGTGGGTTTCAACGGTCGGATTTAATCATTGTGGCAGGACGGCCATCGATGGGAAAAACAAGTTTTGCTCTGAATATTGCCTATAATATTGCTAAAGATAAAAATGGAATAGCTATTTTTAGTTTAGAAATGTCTAAAGAGCAATTAGCCCAGAGACTATTAGCTAGTGAAGCTCAAATTGATAGTAACCGTTTACGGTCAGGACGCTTTGGACAAAATGAATATGAAAAGTTAGCTAGGGCATTAGGAACAATCTCAGATTTACCGATTTATATTAATGACCAAGGTAATATCTCTGTTGCTCAAATGCGCTCTCAAATTCGACGCTTACAATCGGAAAAAAAGGTAGAACTCGGATTAGTTTTAATCGATTATTTACAGTTAATGGAGGGAAGTGGAAGCGATAACCGAGTACAAGAATTATCCCGTATAACTCGCTCTCTTAAAGCTTTAGCGAGAGAAGTTAATGCCCCAGTTATTGCCCTATCTCAATTAAGTCGTGCTGTTGAAGCCAGGACAAATAAACGTCCTATGATGTCAGATTTGAGAGAATCAGGATCGATTGAGCAAGATGCGGATTTAATTATTATGTTATATCGAGATGAATACTATCATCCTGATTCCCACGATCGCGGTATAGCTGAAGTCATTATTACTAAACATAGAAATGGCCCAACAGGACAGGTTAAACTCTTATTTAAACCTGAATTTACCCAGTTTCTTAACTTGCAACAAAATCGCTCAGTCTATTAACCCTTAAATGAACACTAAACTAATTTATCAAAAACCTGTATATTGGCTACTTATTATTATCTTAAGTTTAGGAATTTTTTTAAGATTCGCTAATCTAGATAAAAAAGTTTATTGGCATGATGAAGTTTATACAAAATTACATCTAGGGGGTTATTTTTTTGGTGAATGGCATTCCGCTTTATTCAATGGACAAATACACCGAGTTGAAGAGCTACAAAAATATCAAATTCTCAGCCCAGAAAAAGGATTAAATCATACTTTAAAAACTTTAGCAGTTGATGACCCTCATCATCCCCCTTTGTATTACATAATTGCCCGTTTTTGGGTTAAGTATTTAGGAAATTCTATTACTGTTATTAGAAGTTTATCAGCCTTTTTTAGTTTACTCGCTTTAGGGGCTATGTATTGGCTGTGTCTAGAGTTATTTTCCTCTTCTATTATCGGGTGGGTTGCCGTCAGTCTTCTCGCTGTTTCTCCCTTTTTTATTCTCTATAGTCAAGAAGCCCGTGAATATAGTTTTTGGAGTGTAATTATTTTAGCATCTAGTATTGCCTTACTTAAATCAGTACGCTTAATTTCCTTAACTTCTAAATATTTCCTAACTTGGGCAACCTATGGAATCATTTTAACACTGGGATTATATACTTCTTTGTTTACAATTTTAGTCATAATCGCTCATGGAACATATTTATTAATTCGTGAAAAATTGCGCCTAACTCCTATAATTAGATCTTATTTAATCACTGCGATCGCTTCTTTGGTGCTTTTTTCCCCTTGGATAATCGTATTTATTGCAAACTATGAACAGTATAAACGTTCAACGGGTTGGGCAACTTTGATTAAAATTCCTCCTTTGGATTTATTCAAATCTTTAGGACTTAATATCAGTCGAGTTTTGGTTGATTTGGGGGGAGAGTTTGAAAATCCTTTAATAGGTGTAGTTATTCCCATTGTTTTACTCTTAGTTGGATATAGTCTTTATTATCTCTATCGGACAACATCTATTGAAGTTTGGGGATTTATTTTTACTTTGATCATTATTCCCATCGCATTCTTGCTTATTCCTGATTTAATAAAAGGAGGAATCCGATCGGTATCTCCTCGTTATTTAGTCCCCTCTTGGTTAGGAATTCTTTTATCTGTTGCTTATTTATTAACCACTCATTTAAATAATAATCGAAAAATTTGGTCAGCGCTCGCTGTTACCGTTTTTTCTGCGAGTATCATTTCCTCTACAGTTAACTTTCAGTCGGATACTTCATGGATAAAAGTCATTAGTTATAGTCTTCCTAAAGTAGCCAATATTATTAATGAATCTCCGTCTCCTTTGGTAGTGGGGAATTCAACGAATTATAATCCAGGTAATTTAATTGCCTTAAGTTATCGTCTTAAACCAGAAGTCAAAATGCAATTATTACCGAATGAACAAACCTATATCATTCCTGATGGGTTTAAAGAAATATTCTTCCTTAGTCCTTCTCAAGAGTTAGGCATAAAAATAGAAAACTCACAACCCATAACAGTTAAAAGGGTATTTAGGGATAATCATTTAGGATTATGGAAAATAAGCCGAACTATCCCCCTTTAAAGCCCCCCTTGAAAAGGGGGGTTGGGGGGATCTATTAAATGCAGGGTTATAGAGAATTGGTATAAAATAATAGCTATTATGAAGAGTGTCTAAACTTTAAAAATTTAGGTTTGACCCAAACTTTCAAGAGTAACCACAAAGAATATAATTCATTGGGAGCTTGCATAAATTTCCATCTCCCCGGCTGACAGAATAATAATTCCACTAAACTTCTATAATCTTCTAAAGTGACTTTTTCAAAATTGACTCGTATTGTTGCTGAATTTCCTTTTAATTGGGTTTCTACGACTTTTCCCTGTAAAATTAATCCGGTTTCTAAAATTTCTAGGGTCACTGAT belongs to Gloeothece citriformis PCC 7424 and includes:
- a CDS encoding glycosyltransferase family 39 protein, with the protein product MNTKLIYQKPVYWLLIIILSLGIFLRFANLDKKVYWHDEVYTKLHLGGYFFGEWHSALFNGQIHRVEELQKYQILSPEKGLNHTLKTLAVDDPHHPPLYYIIARFWVKYLGNSITVIRSLSAFFSLLALGAMYWLCLELFSSSIIGWVAVSLLAVSPFFILYSQEAREYSFWSVIILASSIALLKSVRLISLTSKYFLTWATYGIILTLGLYTSLFTILVIIAHGTYLLIREKLRLTPIIRSYLITAIASLVLFSPWIIVFIANYEQYKRSTGWATLIKIPPLDLFKSLGLNISRVLVDLGGEFENPLIGVVIPIVLLLVGYSLYYLYRTTSIEVWGFIFTLIIIPIAFLLIPDLIKGGIRSVSPRYLVPSWLGILLSVAYLLTTHLNNNRKIWSALAVTVFSASIISSTVNFQSDTSWIKVISYSLPKVANIINESPSPLVVGNSTNYNPGNLIALSYRLKPEVKMQLLPNEQTYIIPDGFKEIFFLSPSQELGIKIENSQPITVKRVFRDNHLGLWKISRTIPL
- a CDS encoding S9 family peptidase, producing the protein MTNPKIAPYGSWKSPITSDLIVAGSIGLGSIRLDGEDIYWLEGRPTEGGRSVLVKLSPDGTRTDITPQPYNVRTRVHEYGGGSYLVVDGRIYFSNFADQQLYKQLPNSEPQRLTPESKQRYADIILDQRHNRLICVCEDQTNPDQEPENSIVSVDLNNGEVKTLVSGCDFYSSPRLSPDGLKLAWISWNHPNLPWDQSQISIASVKDDGTLGDPQLVAGEENESICEPKWSAEGYLYFASDRSGWWNLYRYSNTGVPEPLYPMKAEFSYPHWVFGLSTYTFSSQDNLLCSYTQNGRWYLANLNLTTQQFNLIDIPYTDISALHATENYLLFVGGSPTQPGAIVKLDLSTQKTTILKQSTNLEIDSGYISIPQAIAFPTTDGLTAYGWYYPPTNQDYQAPDGELPPLLVKSHGGPTACASASLSLRVQYWTSRGFAYLDVNYGGSTGFGREYRQRLEKKWGIVDVDDCVNGAKYLVDQGKVDGDRLAISGGSAGGYTTLAALTFRDTFKAGASYYGVSDLEALARDTHKFESRYLDRLIGKYPEEKELYQQRSPIMFTDRLSCPVIFFQGLEDKVVPPNQTELMVEAIKNKGLPVAYVPFEGEQHGFRRAENIKRALDGEFYFYSRIFGFTPAEDIQPVEIENL
- the dnaB gene encoding replicative DNA helicase translates to MVDYKPQIADHSLPPQNVEAEELILGGILFDPRAIGRVADLLNPDIFYVKSHGDIYHAAHTLHLQGKPTDLMTVSAYLEDQHLLEKIGGLSRLAQLIERTVSAANIDRYAAIIIDKYLRRQLINAGRDIVTLGHDTTTELESVFEESEKKIFNLTQKRPQEGLIQIADPLMNAFTEMELMQQKLLLPGIPSGFYDLDAMTSGFQRSDLIIVAGRPSMGKTSFALNIAYNIAKDKNGIAIFSLEMSKEQLAQRLLASEAQIDSNRLRSGRFGQNEYEKLARALGTISDLPIYINDQGNISVAQMRSQIRRLQSEKKVELGLVLIDYLQLMEGSGSDNRVQELSRITRSLKALAREVNAPVIALSQLSRAVEARTNKRPMMSDLRESGSIEQDADLIIMLYRDEYYHPDSHDRGIAEVIITKHRNGPTGQVKLLFKPEFTQFLNLQQNRSVY
- a CDS encoding OsmC family protein; translated protein: MSQHLATIQWKRNQAVFTDKRYSREHIWCFEGGAKVYASSSPDVVPIPYSNPTYVDPEGAFVASLSSCHMLWFLSCAAAKKFIVDSYLDHAVGLLAKNEQGKLAITVVRLRPQITFVGDNLPTPQQIEQLHHEAHQNCFLANSVKTEVIIETISSES